Proteins encoded by one window of Ktedonobacteraceae bacterium:
- a CDS encoding alcohol dehydrogenase catalytic domain-containing protein encodes MWTSTLELNPRRVLMTQLLGRVWRGAYFSSFAPLQVQNLPRQPLPASSDWVRVRNHLAGICGSDLHLIYLDGSLRSAPAALPGHTYTYPGHEVVGEVVEVGDEVKRLHVGDRVVLQSGPSCLSAGVEPPCRSCAAGNYNLCEQGNLPGPEPVGGGWSEEMLLSEKQLFRIPSTMSDEQAVLLEPSAVAVHAVLRHVPRPGDHVLIIGAGTIGLLVLQVLRALAPQTRVSVMARHAFQVEQATRMGASYILYPQDTYQSVKLTTGAQLYSGMFGNKMMLGGYDAIYDTVGTQRTLHDALRWTRAGGSVVLIGVNLHLVHIDLSPVWYQEVNLLGSVAHGMETWPIGSREHRSTFSVATELIQSGQIQPEKLITHRFALSNFKDALSASTGKSQSRAIKVVFDYALMPATVVPNVRATGRQRRPATTTITQAPEPATPLNNEEPAVPQEISRHTGAPVPSKANSDILQPPATLPPSIKVDDDRTVTVPKLRRTRQIHIQPLPKNTEDIQISQDAAENAHAQPTGATNGAPETLEGVDAPSPASNENP; translated from the coding sequence ATGTGGACATCGACCCTGGAACTGAACCCAAGGCGCGTATTGATGACCCAGTTATTGGGGCGCGTCTGGCGCGGCGCCTATTTCTCCTCGTTTGCTCCCTTGCAGGTGCAGAATCTGCCACGGCAACCACTGCCTGCATCGTCTGACTGGGTGCGGGTGCGCAATCACCTCGCAGGCATATGCGGCAGCGACCTGCACCTGATCTATCTTGATGGCTCCCTGCGCAGCGCGCCTGCCGCCCTGCCGGGTCACACCTACACGTACCCCGGACATGAGGTCGTCGGCGAGGTCGTCGAGGTTGGAGACGAGGTAAAACGCCTGCATGTCGGTGATCGCGTGGTGCTTCAAAGCGGCCCCAGCTGCCTTTCAGCGGGAGTCGAGCCGCCCTGCCGTTCGTGCGCCGCCGGTAATTACAACCTGTGCGAGCAGGGCAATCTGCCTGGCCCGGAGCCGGTTGGCGGCGGTTGGAGCGAAGAAATGCTGCTTTCGGAAAAGCAACTCTTTCGCATCCCCTCCACGATGAGCGATGAACAGGCCGTGCTGCTCGAACCCTCTGCCGTCGCCGTACATGCCGTCTTGCGCCACGTTCCACGTCCGGGCGACCATGTCCTCATCATCGGCGCGGGCACTATCGGGCTGCTCGTCTTGCAAGTCCTGCGCGCCCTTGCCCCGCAGACGCGCGTTAGCGTGATGGCCCGCCACGCTTTCCAGGTCGAACAGGCCACGCGCATGGGCGCATCCTACATCCTCTATCCCCAGGATACCTACCAGAGCGTCAAACTCACGACAGGCGCGCAGCTCTATAGCGGCATGTTCGGCAACAAGATGATGCTGGGCGGCTACGATGCCATCTATGATACCGTCGGCACGCAGCGCACCCTCCATGATGCCTTGCGCTGGACTCGCGCCGGTGGCAGCGTGGTTCTCATTGGAGTCAACCTGCATCTTGTCCATATCGACCTCAGCCCTGTCTGGTACCAGGAAGTCAACCTGCTCGGTTCAGTGGCTCACGGCATGGAAACCTGGCCCATCGGCTCGCGCGAACATCGCTCCACCTTTTCGGTAGCGACCGAGTTAATTCAATCAGGCCAGATACAGCCCGAAAAATTGATAACCCATCGTTTCGCGCTGAGTAATTTCAAGGATGCGCTTAGCGCCTCGACCGGCAAATCCCAGAGCCGCGCCATCAAGGTCGTTTTCGATTATGCCCTGATGCCGGCAACGGTCGTACCCAATGTGCGCGCAACGGGCCGCCAGCGCCGTCCTGCCACGACTACGATAACGCAGGCGCCAGAACCTGCCACACCTTTGAATAATGAGGAACCGGCTGTTCCACAAGAGATCTCCCGTCATACCGGGGCTCCCGTGCCTTCGAAGGCGAATAGCGACATACTGCAGCCACCGGCAACTTTACCCCCTTCGATAAAAGTAGATGACGACAGGACGGTAACCGTGCCAAAACTAAGACGCACCAGGCAAATTCATATCCAACCATTGCCTAAAAACACTGAGGACATACAAATATCTCAAGATGCAGCAGAGAACGCGCATGCGCAGCCAACTGGTGCAACAAATGGTGCTCCTGAAACGTTAGAAGGAGTAGATGCGCCATCACCCGCGTCCAATGAAAACCCATAA
- a CDS encoding glycoside hydrolase family 3 N-terminal domain-containing protein, with translation MISSNQDSQRPSRPDQLQYTTPAKRAPASRPKRRRRGPVLILLAALAILITLGAIFGSSLLNSSSGLNTPTASAASGPFVKPPLNAAQINAIMHLTGYMKYKQLAALYVSRMSLDEEIGQLIMVEYADTYYSPDLNYMISNLHAGGVIMYEFQMQTFDQTKHDIAEMQQHASIPLLISTDEEGGPYVHRLSHIYGPRMSASDIAATGDPNVATQQGLKAAHDLLSLGINENLAPDVDVNLVNGYDMVTRTFGDTPQSVIEFAGAYMKALQGAGVIACIKHFPGLGDAVTDAHTSLPVVNRTKQQIYSVELAPYKAFIQSPDRLLNPGMIMPTDVLMPAIDPKYPAELSHIFMTDILRDQLGYDGVVLTDALYMQGISQTWSMPEAAVLALNAGNDMLLGPTGSAQTEAMIEGIKAALQNGTLLKSRIDQAATRIIALKMEDHLMPAIPPQS, from the coding sequence ATGATTAGTTCCAATCAGGATTCCCAAAGGCCGTCCAGGCCTGACCAGCTTCAATATACTACACCTGCCAAACGCGCGCCTGCCTCACGTCCAAAGCGTCGCCGGCGCGGGCCGGTGCTTATTTTACTGGCAGCCCTGGCAATCCTGATCACATTGGGCGCTATTTTCGGCTCCAGCCTGCTTAATAGCTCAAGTGGCTTGAATACTCCTACGGCATCAGCGGCGAGCGGCCCGTTTGTGAAGCCGCCGCTCAATGCTGCTCAAATCAACGCCATCATGCATCTGACAGGCTATATGAAGTACAAACAGCTCGCGGCCCTCTATGTATCGCGTATGTCCCTGGACGAGGAAATCGGCCAGCTGATTATGGTTGAATACGCGGATACCTACTATTCGCCTGATCTCAATTACATGATCTCTAACCTGCACGCGGGCGGCGTCATCATGTACGAATTCCAGATGCAGACATTCGACCAGACCAAACACGATATTGCCGAGATGCAGCAGCACGCCAGTATTCCGCTGCTCATTTCGACGGACGAAGAGGGCGGCCCGTATGTTCACCGCCTCTCGCACATCTATGGCCCTCGCATGTCGGCCAGCGATATTGCCGCTACCGGCGATCCCAATGTAGCCACCCAGCAGGGATTGAAGGCGGCGCATGACTTGCTGTCGCTCGGCATCAACGAGAACCTGGCGCCCGATGTCGATGTCAACCTGGTCAACGGCTACGATATGGTGACGCGCACATTTGGCGATACCCCGCAGTCCGTCATCGAATTTGCCGGCGCTTATATGAAGGCCTTGCAAGGCGCGGGCGTCATTGCCTGCATCAAGCATTTTCCCGGGCTTGGTGACGCCGTCACCGATGCGCACACCAGCCTGCCGGTCGTCAATCGCACGAAGCAGCAAATCTACTCGGTAGAACTCGCGCCATACAAGGCCTTCATTCAATCGCCTGATCGATTGCTCAATCCGGGCATGATTATGCCGACCGACGTGCTAATGCCCGCCATCGACCCGAAATATCCGGCGGAACTCTCGCACATCTTCATGACCGATATCCTGCGCGACCAGCTCGGCTATGATGGCGTCGTCCTTACCGATGCCTTATACATGCAGGGCATTTCTCAGACCTGGAGCATGCCAGAAGCCGCTGTGCTGGCGCTCAATGCCGGCAATGATATGCTGCTCGGCCCCACCGGATCAGCTCAGACGGAAGCCATGATTGAGGGCATCAAAGCAGCCCTACAAAACGGCACGCTGCTGAAATCCCGTATCGACCAGGCCGCGACTCGCATCATCGCCTTGAAAATGGAAGATCATCTGATGCCCGCGATCCCCCCACAATCATAA
- a CDS encoding glycoside hydrolase family 3 N-terminal domain-containing protein yields the protein MSNISKRPGIVRRISLRSSILNHYSCYRRTLAILILLLLLALVVIVGGDVNLQAFSDISDLQSNGAVSGSFIQMPLDTTQVNDLGHLMNHMQYKQLAKLYVSHMTLDEKLGQLFMVQSYDQYYSPALEMMVDQLHAGGVIMYAFQMQTFQQTRHDILETQQHATIPLIIAADEEGGYVERVQNIFGHHPGALEIYETGNVNLATQAGNRIARDLQSLGINADLAPDVDVQLVDGPDQYLRTWGYTPQSVIKFGGAYLRAVQGDGEIACLKHFPGLGAASTDAHYDLPVIKRSAAQIYSVELAPFKAFIQSKNKLDNPGMIMSTDLLMPAIDPTMPAELSHIFMTDILRNQLGYDGVVITDALWMTGIAEKWNLAQAGVLALNAGNDMLLGAIGPYQMMDMINGLKAALQDGTLSMVRVNEAVTRIIALKMQYHIIPVAQA from the coding sequence ATGTCCAACATAAGCAAACGACCAGGCATAGTAAGGCGGATATCGCTACGCTCCTCAATTCTAAACCACTATTCATGCTATCGCCGGACGCTCGCCATTCTCATTTTGCTGCTCCTGCTGGCCCTGGTTGTCATTGTGGGTGGAGATGTCAACCTGCAAGCATTTAGCGATATATCTGACTTGCAGTCAAACGGGGCGGTTTCAGGTTCTTTCATCCAGATGCCGCTCGATACCACGCAGGTCAATGACCTCGGCCATCTCATGAATCATATGCAATATAAGCAACTGGCAAAGCTGTACGTTTCGCATATGACGCTGGATGAGAAACTCGGCCAGCTCTTCATGGTGCAGTCCTACGACCAGTACTACTCGCCGGCGCTGGAGATGATGGTTGACCAGCTGCATGCAGGGGGCGTCATCATGTACGCCTTTCAAATGCAGACCTTCCAGCAAACGCGCCATGATATCCTTGAGACGCAACAACACGCCACCATTCCACTCATCATAGCCGCCGACGAGGAAGGGGGATATGTGGAGCGCGTGCAGAACATCTTCGGGCATCATCCAGGAGCGCTTGAGATTTATGAAACCGGCAATGTCAACCTGGCGACTCAGGCCGGGAACAGAATCGCGCGTGATCTACAATCGCTTGGCATCAACGCCGACCTGGCTCCTGACGTGGATGTGCAGTTAGTCGATGGCCCCGACCAGTACCTGCGCACCTGGGGCTATACTCCGCAATCGGTGATCAAATTCGGTGGCGCCTACCTGCGCGCCGTCCAGGGCGATGGCGAGATCGCCTGCCTCAAGCATTTTCCGGGCCTGGGAGCGGCCTCTACCGATGCGCACTACGACCTGCCCGTCATCAAGCGCAGCGCCGCTCAAATCTACTCCGTGGAACTCGCGCCGTTCAAAGCCTTCATCCAATCCAAAAACAAGCTGGACAACCCTGGCATGATTATGTCAACCGATCTGCTAATGCCTGCCATTGATCCTACGATGCCCGCCGAACTCTCACACATCTTCATGACCGATATCCTGCGCAACCAGCTTGGCTACGACGGTGTCGTGATTACCGACGCTTTATGGATGACGGGAATCGCGGAGAAATGGAATTTAGCACAGGCCGGAGTGCTGGCGCTGAACGCCGGCAACGACATGCTGCTCGGCGCAATCGGCCCCTACCAGATGATGGATATGATCAACGGTCTGAAAGCCGCCTTGCAGGACGGTACGCTCTCCATGGTTCGCGTGAACGAGGCCGTCACGAGGATTATCGCGTTGAAGATGCAATACCATATCATCCCGGTGGCGCAGGCGTAA
- a CDS encoding MerR family transcriptional regulator — protein sequence MAEKDDGAWYVISVAAVKAEVHEQTLRHYERLGLISPARKGNSPHSPRLYSDRDIERVVQIRRWMRDLGVNLAGVEVILHMKDRMEQMQQELEEEMQQMQDQHAAETRRLKDIIERLQRGSS from the coding sequence TTGGCCGAAAAAGACGACGGCGCGTGGTATGTGATCAGTGTAGCGGCAGTAAAAGCCGAGGTACATGAGCAGACGCTACGTCATTATGAGCGTCTCGGGTTGATCTCTCCTGCTCGCAAAGGGAATAGTCCGCATAGCCCACGCCTCTATTCTGACCGTGATATCGAGCGCGTCGTGCAAATTCGCCGTTGGATGCGCGACCTGGGCGTCAACCTGGCCGGCGTTGAGGTCATCCTGCACATGAAGGACCGCATGGAACAGATGCAGCAGGAGCTTGAGGAAGAGATGCAGCAGATGCAGGACCAGCATGCCGCCGAGACACGCCGCTTGAAAGATATCATCGAGCGTTTGCAACGAGGGTCGTCGTGA
- a CDS encoding J domain-containing protein: MDYKDYYKILGVSKSASADDIKKAFRKLARKYHPDVNPGDKKAEEKFKEINEAYEVLSDPDKRRKYDTLGPNWQEQFGFSPGAGRRTYTYRSSPMDYDSSGSFSDFFEALFGRAGAGAQRPGGTRPDYRRRVGDNIEQPVEVTLAEAYIGATRTFNIQSTEVCPLCRGTGEVGGKPCTNCGAQGMIARSKRIQVKIPAGVDNGSKIRVAGEGQPGIGGGPRGDLFLVISVKPDAQYERKGDDLYVDIDVDLVIAMLGGQVPVPLPDGRKLILTIPAETQNGRLFRLAGKGMPHLRGDGSGNLFARVKVVLPMGLTTEERELFEQLAHSRRGGVEAHSK, encoded by the coding sequence ATGGATTACAAAGATTATTATAAAATACTCGGCGTCTCGAAAAGCGCCAGCGCGGACGATATCAAGAAGGCCTTTCGCAAGCTGGCGCGCAAGTATCATCCTGACGTCAATCCTGGCGATAAGAAGGCCGAGGAGAAGTTCAAGGAGATCAACGAGGCCTACGAAGTACTTTCTGATCCCGATAAGCGCCGCAAATATGATACGCTTGGCCCGAACTGGCAGGAACAGTTTGGCTTCTCGCCAGGCGCCGGCAGGCGTACTTACACGTATCGCAGCTCGCCAATGGACTATGATTCGAGCGGGAGTTTTTCCGACTTCTTCGAGGCGCTGTTTGGGCGTGCCGGAGCGGGTGCCCAGCGTCCTGGCGGCACGCGCCCGGATTATCGCCGGCGCGTGGGCGATAATATCGAGCAGCCAGTTGAAGTGACGCTGGCGGAAGCCTATATTGGCGCTACCCGCACCTTCAACATCCAATCCACCGAGGTGTGCCCGCTCTGCCGTGGTACGGGGGAAGTTGGCGGCAAGCCCTGCACGAATTGTGGCGCGCAAGGCATGATTGCGCGCAGTAAACGCATCCAGGTCAAGATTCCAGCGGGTGTCGATAATGGTTCCAAGATTCGGGTCGCGGGCGAGGGACAACCGGGGATCGGCGGCGGACCGCGTGGCGATCTCTTCCTGGTGATCAGCGTCAAACCCGACGCGCAATACGAGCGCAAGGGCGATGATCTTTACGTCGATATCGATGTGGACCTGGTAATTGCGATGCTGGGAGGCCAGGTGCCTGTGCCCCTACCGGATGGCCGCAAGCTCATCCTGACCATACCTGCTGAGACACAGAATGGGCGTCTGTTCCGCCTGGCCGGTAAAGGTATGCCGCACCTGCGTGGTGATGGCAGCGGCAATCTCTTCGCACGCGTCAAGGTAGTGCTGCCAATGGGACTCACCACCGAGGAACGCGAACTGTTCGAGCAACTGGCACACAGCCGCAGGGGCGGGGTTGAAGCGCACTCAAAATAA
- a CDS encoding nucleotide exchange factor GrpE yields the protein MEESQELTSEQDQNGEPTAKEETPQQEAAPAPSPEAQRIAELEAQLAQAKREAAENWNKYLRERADMENFRKRQERMAVDRVQREKRELFQKILGVMDNVERALKYQDTMDSQGLQQALRMLMWQMNEVMRGEGLTPVATVGETFDPYVHEAIEAVEDTDKPEGTVVEEVLKGYKLGDETLRPARVKVSAGNKQAQ from the coding sequence ATGGAAGAGTCCCAGGAGTTAACGTCGGAACAGGATCAGAACGGGGAGCCAACAGCAAAAGAGGAAACGCCACAGCAGGAAGCCGCTCCCGCTCCTTCCCCCGAAGCACAGAGGATTGCCGAACTGGAAGCGCAGCTGGCGCAGGCTAAGCGAGAAGCCGCCGAAAATTGGAACAAATACCTGCGCGAGCGCGCCGATATGGAGAATTTCCGCAAGCGCCAGGAGCGTATGGCGGTGGATCGCGTGCAGCGGGAGAAGCGCGAACTGTTCCAGAAGATATTGGGCGTGATGGATAACGTGGAACGGGCCTTAAAATATCAAGATACGATGGACTCGCAAGGGTTGCAGCAGGCGTTGCGTATGCTGATGTGGCAGATGAATGAGGTGATGCGCGGCGAAGGATTGACCCCTGTTGCCACGGTAGGCGAGACTTTCGATCCATATGTGCATGAGGCAATCGAGGCGGTCGAGGATACGGACAAGCCCGAAGGCACGGTCGTTGAAGAGGTGCTCAAGGGCTATAAGCTGGGCGATGAGACGCTGCGCCCGGCACGCGTGAAGGTAAGCGCGGGCAATAAACAGGCGCAATAA
- a CDS encoding D-2-hydroxyacid dehydrogenase: MSSSLIVVSTFPFSPALQQALREAAASADVVCVSNAEELATHLHNAEILCTYMVPANWREQAPRLRWLQYPGAGVDALQPTGLLDAGSGVIVTTATGIHSTVISEYVFGSMLMFNWNWPQMVRLQDGHIWARSASWYNLGGRELAGQTLGIVGLGSIGRRVAQLGRAFGMRIAATRRTVREGEKDADVDELFPANKLHDLLAISDYVVIAVPLTPQTEKLIGEAELRAMRPNAYLVNIARGRVLDEQALIRALRERWIAGAGLDVTEEEPLPPSSPLYAMPNVILTPHISGASIHYDERLAALFAENLRRYRTGQPLLNRYDPARGY; encoded by the coding sequence GTGTCTAGTAGTTTAATTGTGGTGAGTACATTTCCATTCTCGCCTGCATTGCAGCAGGCGCTCCGCGAGGCAGCGGCAAGTGCGGACGTCGTATGTGTATCAAATGCTGAAGAGCTTGCAACGCACCTGCATAACGCGGAGATTTTATGTACCTATATGGTGCCGGCGAACTGGCGCGAGCAGGCGCCGCGGCTTCGCTGGCTGCAATACCCAGGCGCCGGCGTCGATGCGCTACAACCGACCGGTTTGCTTGATGCCGGCAGCGGGGTGATTGTTACGACCGCTACAGGCATTCATTCGACGGTTATCAGCGAGTATGTGTTCGGCAGTATGCTGATGTTCAACTGGAACTGGCCGCAGATGGTACGCCTGCAGGATGGACACATCTGGGCACGGAGCGCCAGCTGGTACAATCTGGGGGGACGCGAACTGGCGGGCCAGACGCTGGGAATCGTGGGCCTGGGAAGCATCGGGCGGCGCGTTGCGCAGCTCGGCAGGGCCTTTGGTATGCGTATCGCTGCTACCCGGCGTACAGTGCGCGAGGGAGAGAAAGACGCGGACGTGGATGAGCTGTTTCCGGCGAACAAATTGCACGATTTGCTGGCAATCAGCGATTACGTGGTGATTGCCGTCCCACTGACGCCTCAGACGGAGAAGTTAATCGGCGAAGCTGAACTGCGGGCAATGCGACCCAATGCGTATCTTGTCAACATCGCGCGCGGGCGGGTGCTCGATGAGCAGGCGCTGATTCGCGCGCTGCGCGAAAGGTGGATCGCGGGGGCGGGCCTGGATGTGACAGAAGAGGAGCCGCTGCCGCCCTCCAGTCCTCTATATGCAATGCCGAACGTCATACTGACTCCCCATATTTCGGGAGCCAGTATCCATTATGATGAGCGGCTGGCGGCATTGTTTGCTGAAAACCTGCGCCGTTATCGCACGGGCCAGCCCTTGCTGAACAGGTATGACCCGGCGCGAGGATATTGA
- a CDS encoding DUF3090 family protein: MSTADLGVVKVLGADAVGQPGQRRFRLFVQGQRPALSAIMWLEKEQLSNLSLALDRVLAQLTEGRILRTEAQAGPPPRPIEMPATFPKSPDYEFQIGRLLLNYEERRELLALIAVPMEIRMEPGSTEPQVLLLEDEAISFLFTFQQAQELTRSISTLISSGRPICPLCHTPLDGGPHACVKQNGHREIVQIVEDDEEEEEE, translated from the coding sequence ATGAGTACTGCAGATCTGGGTGTTGTGAAGGTGCTGGGGGCTGACGCGGTAGGCCAGCCCGGTCAACGTCGTTTTCGTCTTTTTGTCCAGGGCCAGCGCCCGGCGCTTTCCGCCATCATGTGGCTGGAGAAGGAACAACTGAGTAATCTTTCGCTGGCATTAGATCGTGTTCTGGCACAACTGACGGAAGGGCGCATACTGCGCACAGAGGCGCAGGCCGGCCCGCCACCTCGTCCCATCGAAATGCCGGCTACATTTCCTAAAAGCCCCGATTACGAGTTCCAGATTGGACGACTGCTGCTGAATTACGAAGAGAGGCGCGAATTACTGGCGTTGATAGCTGTGCCGATGGAGATACGCATGGAACCGGGGTCGACGGAACCCCAGGTTCTTTTGCTGGAGGATGAGGCGATCTCGTTTCTCTTTACCTTTCAGCAGGCGCAGGAGTTGACACGGTCGATAAGCACTCTGATAAGCAGTGGAAGGCCGATTTGTCCTCTCTGCCATACACCGCTCGATGGTGGGCCGCATGCCTGCGTCAAGCAGAATGGACATCGTGAGATCGTGCAGATAGTGGAAGACGACGAGGAAGAAGAAGAGGAGTAA
- a CDS encoding zinc ribbon domain-containing protein: MSQRYVVPNIYQDMSDQSQGYFAFRFTCQECYWSVDTRPIRSKVSTGQNVLDIGVGLLGGFWGRAAEAGEQIYGSKWHQEQADALQKSWAEVQHEFHLCPKCHRTVCMRCFNAKLNLCTSCAPDLKADGTMFQHEMNIEAQRKQIEQNYHAPQFNTEAIPSAATPDLVKPGTGSGGLPRTAGGSPIIGDAPSPSAAIFGASATGGYPQGVMCPTCRRVGPPGKFCQDCGTRLPLPDLFCPNCSVQVENSARFCPECGAKLQMAN; this comes from the coding sequence ATGTCACAACGTTACGTCGTCCCTAACATCTACCAGGATATGAGCGATCAATCGCAGGGGTATTTCGCATTCCGTTTCACCTGCCAGGAATGCTACTGGTCGGTCGATACCAGGCCAATCCGATCCAAAGTCAGCACGGGTCAGAACGTGCTGGATATCGGTGTGGGCCTTTTAGGGGGATTTTGGGGACGGGCAGCCGAGGCGGGCGAGCAGATTTATGGCTCAAAATGGCACCAGGAACAGGCCGATGCGCTCCAGAAATCCTGGGCCGAGGTGCAGCACGAGTTTCATCTCTGCCCCAAATGCCATCGCACGGTATGCATGCGTTGTTTCAATGCCAAACTGAATCTCTGTACGTCTTGCGCTCCCGACCTGAAAGCAGATGGCACTATGTTCCAGCACGAAATGAATATCGAGGCGCAGCGCAAACAAATCGAGCAGAATTATCATGCCCCGCAGTTCAATACTGAAGCTATTCCATCAGCTGCCACTCCTGATCTTGTCAAGCCCGGCACCGGGAGCGGCGGTTTGCCTCGCACTGCTGGCGGTTCGCCCATCATTGGCGATGCGCCATCTCCCTCGGCGGCGATCTTTGGAGCCAGTGCTACCGGCGGTTATCCCCAGGGCGTCATGTGTCCTACGTGCCGCAGGGTGGGACCGCCGGGAAAATTCTGCCAGGATTGCGGCACCAGATTGCCCCTGCCCGACCTGTTCTGTCCGAATTGCTCAGTGCAGGTCGAAAACAGCGCTCGCTTCTGCCCTGAGTGTGGCGCAAAGCTGCAAATGGCAAACTGA
- a CDS encoding DegV family protein yields MVVRIVTDSTVDISPREAEELGIVIVPLTVFFGDEAYLDGVELDNATFYRKLASSKSLPRTSQPSPAAFQAAYTRLIDEGADAILSVHLSAKLSGTYQSACTARDTLPESVRKIPIDIVDSQNISVSMSLPIMQAAKEAREGLGLEEIKAHLLDTLARTRILAVLDTLEYLKRGGRIGGARAFLGNMLSVKPIVSLKNGEVVAVEQPRTRNKAFERVAQLVSEMGNIEHISVAESSEEVGQQLVQVLRKTYHGELPIYKLGAVLGTHTGPGTAAVAVIVAK; encoded by the coding sequence ATGGTTGTTCGTATCGTCACAGATAGCACGGTGGATATTTCACCGCGGGAGGCGGAGGAACTTGGGATCGTCATCGTGCCGCTCACCGTCTTTTTTGGCGACGAAGCCTACCTGGATGGTGTGGAACTCGATAATGCCACTTTCTACCGCAAGCTGGCATCGAGCAAGTCCCTGCCGCGCACATCGCAACCATCACCGGCCGCTTTTCAAGCAGCCTATACGCGGCTGATCGACGAAGGGGCCGATGCCATCCTCTCCGTTCACCTCTCGGCAAAGCTGAGCGGCACCTATCAATCCGCCTGCACCGCGCGCGACACACTGCCCGAAAGCGTCCGCAAGATTCCTATCGATATCGTAGACTCGCAAAATATCAGTGTCAGTATGTCGCTGCCCATTATGCAGGCGGCAAAAGAGGCGCGTGAAGGCCTGGGGCTTGAGGAGATCAAGGCTCACCTGCTGGATACACTGGCAAGGACGCGCATCCTGGCCGTGCTGGATACGCTCGAATATCTCAAACGCGGTGGGCGTATTGGCGGCGCCAGGGCGTTTCTCGGCAATATGCTCAGCGTCAAGCCTATCGTCTCCTTAAAGAATGGCGAGGTCGTGGCCGTAGAGCAGCCGAGAACGCGCAACAAGGCATTTGAACGCGTCGCGCAACTGGTCAGCGAGATGGGGAATATCGAACACATCAGCGTTGCCGAATCAAGCGAGGAGGTGGGCCAGCAACTTGTTCAGGTCTTGCGCAAGACCTATCATGGCGAGTTACCGATCTATAAACTTGGCGCCGTCCTGGGGACGCATACCGGCCCCGGCACTGCCGCCGTCGCGGTTATCGTCGCTAAATAA